In a single window of the Sulfurospirillum tamanense genome:
- a CDS encoding aldo/keto reductase family protein — MKPTMIYGTAWKKDKTAALVELAIGQGFRAIDTACQPKHYNEKLVGVGVQRALAKNNLAREDLFLQTKFTPPGGQDPSTIPYDPADPIEKQIKTSLAVSKENLQTDYLDSLVLHSPISPFSALEKAWRVFEGFVREGDVKQIGISNCYDADLFKKLYEVATIKPKVLQNRFYATTSYDKELRAFCKENEISYQSFWSLSANPHLLGSKEVLELSVKYQKTAPAIFYRFLTHLGITPLNGTTSLAHMREDLGIFSFTLEEGEIERINALL; from the coding sequence ATGAAACCAACCATGATTTACGGAACAGCGTGGAAAAAAGACAAAACCGCCGCTTTGGTGGAGCTCGCTATTGGGCAGGGCTTTCGTGCCATAGACACGGCGTGTCAGCCAAAACATTACAATGAAAAGCTTGTCGGCGTGGGAGTACAGCGTGCACTTGCTAAAAACAATCTCGCAAGAGAAGACCTTTTCTTGCAAACAAAATTCACACCCCCAGGCGGTCAAGACCCAAGCACCATCCCTTATGACCCCGCCGACCCCATCGAAAAGCAAATCAAAACTTCCCTAGCCGTCTCAAAAGAAAACCTCCAAACAGATTATCTGGATTCTTTAGTGCTGCATTCCCCGATTTCCCCCTTTAGCGCGCTAGAAAAAGCGTGGAGGGTCTTTGAAGGGTTTGTGCGAGAGGGAGATGTGAAGCAGATTGGGATAAGCAATTGTTATGATGCTGACCTTTTTAAAAAGCTCTACGAGGTTGCCACCATCAAGCCAAAGGTGTTGCAAAATAGATTTTACGCCACGACGTCCTACGACAAAGAACTCAGAGCCTTTTGCAAAGAAAACGAAATCTCTTATCAAAGTTTTTGGTCACTAAGCGCCAACCCCCATCTTTTGGGCTCAAAAGAGGTTTTAGAACTTAGTGTAAAATACCAAAAAACCGCCCCCGCCATTTTCTACAGGTTTTTAACACACCTAGGAATCACACCGCTTAATGGAACAACATCCCTCGCACACATGCGGGAAGATTTAGGCATCTTCTCTTTTACCCTAGAGGAGGGCGAAATTGAGCGCATCAACGCACTTCTTTAA